From a single Solanum dulcamara chromosome 4, daSolDulc1.2, whole genome shotgun sequence genomic region:
- the LOC129886602 gene encoding cytochrome P450 704C1-like, with translation MIVHYKPNMHKDTSVVSMDILHSSIISITATILSLVFCGFIVHLLTRKLHGKRRYHPIGGTIFNQLINFHRLHHYMTDLADKYKTYRLISPFRNEIYTSEPANVEYILKTNFDNYGRGWYHYNNLKDLLGDGIFTVDGDKWREQRKLSSHEFSTRVLRDFSSVVFRKNVAKLAHILSKAASSKKTVDIQDLFMKTTLDSIFRVAFGVELDSMCGSNEEGKKFSDAFDNASEMTLWRYVDVFWKIKRALNIGSEAKLRDNITTIDEFVYKLIHRKTEQMSRPQADLSWKKEDILSRFLQITGTDPKFLRDIILSFIIAGKDTTATTLSWFIYVLCKYPHVQEKVAQEIKEATTEKEDATDIMDFAANVSEDVLEKMQYLHAALTETLRLYPAVPVDGKICFSDDTLPDGFSVNKGDMVSYQPYAMGRMKFIWGDDAEEYKPERWLDLDGFFRPENPFKFTAFQAGPRICLGKEFAYRQMKIFSAVLLRYFVFKMSDDKKTVNYRTMINLHIDGGLHVRVFHR, from the exons ATGATAGTACATTATAAGCCAAATATGCACAAGGACACATCAGTGGTTTCCATGGATATTCTTCATAGTTCCATTATTTCCATAACAGCCACCATTCTCTCACTTGTCTTTTGTGGATTCATAGTTCATCTTCTGACCAGAAAACTACATGGAAAAAGGAGATACCATCCAATTGGTGGCACCATTTTCAATCAGCTCATCAACTTCCACAGGTTGCACCATTACATGACTGATCTTGCTGACAAGTACAAGACTTACAGATTGATTAGCCCTTTCAGGAATGAGATTTATACTTCTGAACCTGCTAACGTCGAGTACATTCTCAAAACTAACTTTGACAACTATGGCAGG GGGTGGTATCATTACAACAATCTAAAGGACCTGCTAGGGGATGGGATTTTCACAGTTGATGGTGATAAGTGGCGAGAACAGAGGAAATTGTCAAGCCATGAATTCTCGACAAGGGTCTTGAGGGATTTCAGCAGTGTGGTCTTTAGAAAAAATGTGGCAAAGCTTGCCCATATATTGTCCAAAGCAGCCAGTTCCAAAAAGACAGTGGATATTCAA GATCTTTTCATGAAAACAACTCTAGATTCTATATTCAGAGTTGCCTTTGGAGTTGAGCTAGACAGCATGTGTGGGTCAAATGAAGAAGGCAAAAAGTTTAGTGATGCATTTGACAATGCAAGTGAAATGACACTTTGGAGGTATGTTGATGTCTTCTGGAAGATTAAAAGAGCTCTCAATATCGGATCAGAAGCCAAGTTAAGGGACAATATAACAACTATTGATGAGTTTGTCTATAAGCTAATCCACAGAAAAACTGAACAGATGAGTAGACCTCAAGCTGATTTATCT TGGAAGAAAGAAGACATTTTGTCAAGGTTTCTGCAAATAACTGGAACTGATCCAAAGTTTTTGCGTGATATAATATTGAGCTTCATAATAGCTGGCAAAGATACAACAGCAACCACCCTTTCTTGGTTCATATATGTGCTTTGCAAGTACCCTCATGTACAGGAGAAAGTAGCACAAGAGATTAAAGAAGCAACAACTGAGAAAGAAGATGCAACAGACATAATGGATTTTGCTGCCAATGTGAGTGAAGATGTCCTTGAAAAGATGCAATATCTTCATGCAGCATTGACAGAGACTCTTAGGCTCTATCCTGCAGTTCCAGTG GATGGAAAAATATGCTTTTCGGATGACACCTTACCAGATGGATTCAGCGTGAACAAAGGGGACATGGTGTCTTACCAACCATATGCAATGGGAAGAATGAAATTTATATGGGGTGATGATGCAGAAGAATATAAACCAGAGAGATGGCTCGATCTGGATGGTTTCTTCAGGCCAGAGAACCCCTTCAAATTTACAGCTTTCCAG GCAGGCCCACGAATCTGCTTGGGGAAGGAATTTGCTTACAGGCAGATGAAGATATTCTCTGCTGTGTTGTTACGTTACTTTGTTTTCAAGATGAGTGATGACAAGAAGACTGTCAATTACAGGACAATGATTAATCTTCACATCGATGGGGGACTGCATGTTCGTGTCTTTCACAGATAG